The sequence cttttcccagGGTGTGGATGATGGCGTCGTCCCTATCGAGGACTGCTATGTTCTCTTCAATCACGGAGGTCCAAAGGAAGGACGATTCTTTGAGGGTTCGGTCCACATGGGCTACCCGCACAGTCTTCCTGTCGCGTACAAGTGGTTGGAGGATGTGCTGTCGCCAAACACGGCAGAGGTCAAGAACTAGATCCTCTACCTTTGTGTAATGTAAAGTGAAACCAGTGAGATTGTGAATAATACGTGGTGTCTGGCTATGACGTGGGTTTACGCCGAGAGCTCCTTCCGGGCCAGCGTGTAGTCATCGTCTTTTGTGCTGTGGCAGCCGGCCTGTTCATACGTAAAGGATTCAATAAATGGACGACCTTGTTTTTGCACCCGGACAGGCAAGGGTTCGAGCGTCATTGACACACATGTCTCGAATGTCGAGCAGGAATTGAGAAATAAACTGATCATTAAATGTGTTGCATTTAGACTCCCGCAATGCGAAGGAAAACATCTCGCCTCTTGTAAATTTATAACATTGCAGACCGAGCCTGACATCTCAGTCCTCTTCAACGCGAGCCCGCTTAGAGCCGCGATCCTGACTCTCGGCCTCCTGAATGCCGTAGCGCTTTTGGCCCGAGGTCACGTCGGCAATCATGCTGTCAATGCCAAAAGGATCTGCTGTGTCCTTTTCAAATTGAACGGGCCCTTGGCGCTCCTGGTTTGCAAAAAGTGTCTTGGTCAGTAAAGTCAAAATAAAATCACATATCGGCGTCATCAACATACCTCGGCATCCGCGGCACCCTTGAACCCTTCCTTCGCGCGTCCGAGAACCTCGAAGCGGTTAGACTTTTGGATCTTGCCCATCTCGGCGTCACCgccctcatcatcatcggcgtCTAGCTGAGCACGAGGCCGGTAAATGCTGTTAATGGCGTCCTGCGCGGCAAACAGCGGCTTGTCGTATGGGTTATCCTCATTGAATCCAGTGCTCATGCCACTCGTCTGGTTAAACAGACGAGAGTCCCACATCGATTCAGAACTCTGAGTGGGCTTGGCCAGGCCCAGAGCCACTTTCTCTGAGATATCACGGTTCTGTTCCCGAGCCATGGCCTGGATACGACGCTCGGTGCCCATGCGAGACTGTCGCAGCTTCCGCTCATTTTCCTGCCGTCGCTCGCGTCGCTGTCGCTCACGTTCCCGAGCTTCTTCGTCGTCACTCGGGCTCCCAGATCTTGACGAGTATGGTGAAACACTGCGGCTGGCACTGCGAGATGGAGAACGGGCCCCAGAGTCACGACGACTGAGACCAGCACGAGCCTCGCGAGCCTTTTGGGCGAGCTGGCGAAGATGCTCCTCCTTTTGAGCCTTCTCCTTTTCGGCGAGCTTTTGCTGCATCTGAGCGCGGAGCTGCACTTCCTCACGAGCGTGCCGGTCGGCCGTGAACAGAGCTTCGGCAAATTGAGCAAATTTGTCATTAATCGCAACATCCTGTAATCCTCGGCCGTCCGCGGCCAATCGCTTATCCAATGGCACCGTGTAACCCTTGGGATTCTTCCAATTTGATACCGGTGGAGGAATCTTCCAcgcttcttgatcttcagcAGTGAGCTTTCGCGGTGGTGAGTGCATCACGGGAGGCGGAGGCGATGGAGGCCCTCGGGGAATCTTCTTGTGCTTGAACTTTGGTGGCTCCATGGGATCTTGCTGGCGCTCGACAATCTTCATGATACGATCATTTTTCTTCGAATTATCGCCCATCTGATTCGCCGGCGTGTATCGCACAAATGTTGGCTCTGCTCGTCGACCTCCTCGGACGTTCTTTGGTTTCTGCGACTGCACTGCTCCCTCCACAAGGCTGGCAAGCgcagccttggtcttctccaTCTGAGCCTCCACTTCTTCCTCCGATGGCCGGTCAAGTGAGATTTCACCCATATCTACCCGCTGCCGGAGCGGAATCAAATCTTTGAACGAGGCGTGGACGATTCGGTTGTCGCCATGGCCACGGCGCGCAATCGCATCGTATTTGACTTTCCCCTCTGCATCAACCTGAACAGCAAGAGCATTCGAAGTGGATGACGTTCCTTTTCGGCCCATGTCAAGGGGATACTGTGCAACAAGAATCTCGGGGAACGCGCCGCCGTCGCCGAAATCTTCGGGGGCGCGTGGTCGCCATCCTGTTCGGTTTCCGTAGGGGGGAGGTCCGACTTTCTAGATCATGGAACAGCCGTGGGTTAGGACATGAGTCAAAATAGGCATTGAACAAGTAATTCGAGACTCACCCTCAAGACAACCTGTGTTTCATCCAGCTGACCAGCGCCCACGATACGCGGACCTCGAGGTTGCGCATGCTGTGGcaaatcctcctcctcgcccgtGTATTTTGGCTTTGGGAGAGACTTGAAAAGCCCCGACGCAAGTGAGGTCATGATGTGATTTCTGTTTCCTTGCTGCAAGCTTCGTTTGGTCGGGGCACAGCAATGAGAAATAGTAGTCGGGATGCACCTCGCTTTTCCAGACTTGCGCAAGTGGTTTGCGTGGAATGCTCCACCCGTGGCCGTCTGATGTCAATGCAGAGTGATAATCACGTGATCGTATTTGTCTAGAAGTCACTCTGGAGCGGAGCGGCGCGCAGGAGAAATGTATACATACGAACCACCAAATCCGGGCTTTATTTCGTTTCACTTATCATTCCATGTATTGTTCCATTGGTTACGCCCTTCATCCGTCCAGGTATCCCGCCGTCAGCCATTCTTTCCTTTAATTCATCAAGTCCAGCATCAAGATGACTTGAACGATATTGTCATCGAGCTTCACACCGAATTCAACCCTAATGGGATTATTAACCTGAGCTTTGGAATCAAAGCCAGCGGTTGTTCTCATCTCAAGAGGTGAGCGTCTTGAGCAAATAG comes from Penicillium oxalicum strain HP7-1 chromosome I, whole genome shotgun sequence and encodes:
- a CDS encoding Pre-mRNA-processing protein; this translates as MTSLASGLFKSLPKPKYTGEEEDLPQHAQPRGPRIVGAGQLDETQVVLRKVGPPPYGNRTGWRPRAPEDFGDGGAFPEILVAQYPLDMGRKGTSSTSNALAVQVDAEGKVKYDAIARRGHGDNRIVHASFKDLIPLRQRVDMGEISLDRPSEEEVEAQMEKTKAALASLVEGAVQSQKPKNVRGGRRAEPTFVRYTPANQMGDNSKKNDRIMKIVERQQDPMEPPKFKHKKIPRGPPSPPPPVMHSPPRKLTAEDQEAWKIPPPVSNWKNPKGYTVPLDKRLAADGRGLQDVAINDKFAQFAEALFTADRHAREEVQLRAQMQQKLAEKEKAQKEEHLRQLAQKAREARAGLSRRDSGARSPSRSASRSVSPYSSRSGSPSDDEEARERERQRRERRQENERKLRQSRMGTERRIQAMAREQNRDISEKVALGLAKPTQSSESMWDSRLFNQTSGMSTGFNEDNPYDKPLFAAQDAINSIYRPRAQLDADDDEGGDAEMGKIQKSNRFEVLGRAKEGFKGAADAEERQGPVQFEKDTADPFGIDSMIADVTSGQKRYGIQEAESQDRGSKRARVEED